CCGCGAAGTGAAGCGCCGCCGCACGTTCGCCATCATTTCGCACCCCGACGCCGGCAAAACGACCCTCACCGAAAAATTGCTCCTGTACGGCGGCATGCTCGAAGTGGCTGGCGCTATCCGAGGCCGCAAATCGCAGCGGGCGGTCACTTCCGACTGGATGGAGCTCGAGCGCCAGCGCGGTATTTCGGTCAGCAGCACGGTATTGACGTTCGACTTCGATGATTGCCGCGTGAATCTGCTCGATACCCCGGGGCATCATGACTTCAGCGAAGATACCTACCGCACGCTGGTCGCCTCCGACTGCGCGGTGATGGTGATCGACCTGGCTAAAGGGGTCGAAACGCAAACCGAAAAACTGTTCCGCGTCTGCGCGCTCCGCAAAATTCCGGTCATCACGTTTGTCAACAAAGTCGATCGCCCCGGTCAACAAACGCTCGACGTGCTGAACGATGTCGAGACCAAACTGGGGATCGAAGCGGTTCCGCAAAACTGGCCCCTCGGTATCGGTGGCGAATTTTGCGGCGTGGTCGATTTCGACACCTTCACCGCGCATGTGTTCGACGACAAGCAGGGGGAACGGCGCGTCGTCGCCCGCTCGATGCCACTTTCGGAAGTAAACGACGAGCGGATGCGTCCCGAGATGTTGCAGCAGACGCGCGACGAGATGGAGCTGATTCACACCGCCGGAACCACGTTCGACGAAGCACGTTTCCGACGGGGGGAAATCACGCCGGTCTTCTTTGGAAGCGCCTTGACCAATTTTGGTGTCGAGCATTTCTTGCGTGGCTTTTTGAAGCTCTGCCCAACGCCAAGCGATCGCAACAGCGACGTCGGACCAGTGCAGGTGAACCGGAGCGATTTCGCGGGCTTTGTCTTTAAGATTCAAGCGAATCTTGATCCGCGCCATCGCGACCGAGTCGCTTTCCTGCGGATCTGCGCGGGAAAGTTCGAACGCGAGATGGAGGTGCTCCATCCCCGCACCGGTAAGCGGATTAAGCTCAAGCGAGCTCATAAAGTGTTCGGGCAAGATCGCGAGACAATGGACGAGGCTTTTCCGGGGGACATCATCGGACTAGTGAACCCAGGGGAATTTCATCTGGGAGATACGATCTGCATTGGCGAGCCGGTGCAGTTTGAATCGTTGCCCCAGTTTTCGCCTGAACATTTCGCGGTGCTCCGCTGCCGTGATACGTCGCGCCGCAAACAGTTCACGCGCGGACTCGAACAGCTGATTGAAGAGGGGGCGATTCAAACGTTTGTCGATCCGCACGCCATGCAGCGCGAGTCGATTCTCGGCGCGGTTGGCGCGCTGCAATTTGATGTCGTTCGCTTTCGGCTCGAATCGGAATACAACACGCCGACCGACATCACCTCGATGCCGTTTTCGCTTGCCCGCTGGATCGTTCAGTCGACCCCCGAAGACTTGCGTGAAGCGCGAGTCCCTTACGGCGCGAAAGTGGTTCGCGATCAGCTCGGCTGTTTGGCGATGCTGTTCGCCTCGCCGTGGGACGCCAACTATTTCGAGCGCGAGCATCCCAAAATCAAGCTCAGCTCGATTCGTGAGACGGTGAAGCTGCCGGGTCAAGAACAGCTGCCAGTGGCTGGGGATGATTAGGGCGTAGCGCACAGTCGTGCAGTACGCCGCTGCGTTCGATGCAATGTGCGTCATAGACGCTTCGATCGCTTTATTCTGCAGCTCCGGCACGCTTTGCCGAGCTGGTTTGCGATGGCATTTGCTAGTGCCATCCCCTCGATGGACCTATAGTACCCAAGGCGTGTCGCTCCATCTGCGATCGTTCCTTGAAAGCTCCTGTAACCATCATGGCTGGCATCATCCTGTTCATTGTCGTGATGGTCGTTGTCACGCTGGTGGGACACGGCATCTGGGTTTTTCTGGCGTGGCTCTTCACCTCGGCACGGGAAGACCGGCACGGGCTCCCCACCACGAGCCAACTTTCGTGCTGCGCGCGCTGCGGAACAGCGATGACTTCGGCCGAGCGGCAGTGCAGCATCTGCTCGTGGCCCCTTCCCACCGCGCAGTCCGATCGATCGCAGGCGATTCTGTGGGCGGTCGGCGCGCAGCTCGCGCGCTACTGTCGTCTCGGTCTGCTGTCGCCGCAAACCATGCAGCTCTGGATGACGCGGCTCAATCCTCCACCGACATCCGCTGCATCTCCGCAAGTGGAAGCTGCGACAACGCCGGCCGCTGTCGCTCCTGCGGCAGAGAGTCCCACGACTGAAGTTCCAGCCGCGCCGCCACTAGCGCCGGCGTTGGTGATGGGAGAGCCAGATATTGCGGCGCCGGTTCCTGTAGCGAGCTCGATGGTCGACGCGCCGATTGAAGCGATGATCGTCGAGCCTGCCATCCTCGAGTCACCGGTTAGTGAACCTGCGACACCTCGATCGATCGAAGATCGCGCGCGACGTTATCTCGAGAATCGCGAGCTCGCAGCGCAAGAGAACGCTGCCACAGTAGCATTAGCGGCGCAGGCTACCACCGCCGCAGAGCGGCCGAAGCGAGAAGGGCTAGCGAAGCTGCTCAGCGCGTTCCTCGAAGAGAAAAACATCCGCTGGGGGGAACTGGTGGGTGGGCTGTTGATCGTCGGCTGCACCGTGGCGCTGGTGATCAGCTTTTGGTCGGAGATCAACGATCGTCCGCTCCTGAAGTTCTTGCTTTTGAACGGCGTTACTGCCGCGATTTTTGGCATGGGCTTTTATACCCAGCATAGCTGGAAGCTCCGAACCACGAGCCTCGGGCTCCAGCTGATCGGCATGCTGCTGGTCCCTCTCAACTTTTTGGCCATCGCCGCCTTCACCAGCAAAGCACCGCCGAGCGATCCACTTTCGCTAGGAGGCGAACTCCTTTCGCTTGTCTTCTTTGGGACGCTCTCGTTCTATGCTGCTCGCGAACTTGTTCCTGCGTGGCGCTGGCATTGCACCCTCGCTGCGATGCTGATGTGCGTCTGGCAACTCCTCACACGACGCTTCATTCAGGCCGACGCCACAAACGCTGCGATCTACCTGTTTGCCACCGTTCCTGTAGCCACCTACCTCATCACGTTTGGCCTCGCCTTGATTGATGCGCGTCGCGCTTGGCAATGGAGCGAACGGAAAACCAACCGTCTCTTCACGCTGCTCGGACTCACAACAATCGGCGTGCTACTGCCGCTCGGTGTGCTGCTCTATCAAACGCAGCAGAGCTACCGCGCACTAGAAAAGCTCTCGCCGCTCCTCACGCTGCTGGCATCTCCGGCACTGATGCTCGGCGTCGTCGCGATGCTGAAGATTCAAAAACGCTCGCTCTTATGGCAACGGATCATCAGTGTCAGCATCGGCCTGCTGGGTGGACTGCTGACCGTGGTTTCGCTCGTCCTCGCGTGGCCTGCCCCCATGTTGCTGTTGCCGACACTCGGCTTCATCGCGGGGTTCTTTCTGTTTTTATCGATTCGCTTTCGCCTCGCCGCGGCGCATTTGCCGGCGTGTATGGCGCTGCTGGTCGTGCTGCTCATCCTGTGGCAAGTGCTCAGTGGCAATGTCGCGCTCGATTCCCTCGAGAGTGAAAAACTGGCGACAGGACTGGTCTCGGGATCGAGTGGATTTGTCCTCATCGGCGCAGCGGTGCTGTTTGTCATCAGTTCGGTGATTCTCGAAAAACGGAGCTTGCCACACGACTCGGCGTGGCACATGCGCTCGGCTGAACTCGCCGCGACACTCGGCTTCATTCTGGTGAGCGTGGCGGGACTCGGACGCTCAGGAGACCCGATCGGCGCAACTTTTGCCTATCTGTTCCTGGCGATTGCGACCGCGATTACATCGCTCGTCACGCGGCGACAGCTCCTAGCGCAGCTCGCCTCGGCACTGCTGCTGATCACCTGTGTGCAAGCGATCGTGTTTCGCTACACCCTGATTCATCAGCTCGAAGCGCCGTGGGTTGCAGCGCTCCTGGCCCACGCAACGTTTGCGATTGTTGGTAACTACTCGCTCCGCTGGTTTCCTCCTCTCGAGCGCGAACCGCTGAGTCCGCAATCGGCTTACACCGCAGCGCTCTCGCTCGTAGCTGCAACCGGCTGCATCGCGTTTGCATCGCTCACGATGTCGTGGGAGATGTCGACCCTCTATGTCAGCTGGCTCACATCGCTCGTGCTGCTCGTCGCGCTGCTCCTCCCGATGCCACTCCTCTTCGAGGGGTTTCAGCTGCTGCTGGCGCTCTCGGTGGGGCTCGGTGTTCTCGCCGCAGCTTCGCGACAAACCTGGTTCACAGAAGCCGAACTTCCCTATCGCCATCCGTGGCTCTGGATTGCGCAAGGGATCGCCTTTGCATTGCAGTCGGCTGGCTGGAAAGTGGCCCGGCTGATCTATGCGCACCGCTGGCTCGGCGCTACTGCACCCGATACGACGAGCGAACAACCGCCGACTTCGTTCGATCCTCAGCTCTCGATACCTAACTGGCTTGCCACCTACGAGCGCGAGCTCCGTCTGAAGTTCGATCATATCGCTGCGATCATCGCGCTGGTGATCCTCGTGGGAAGTTCGTGCTATGCCGTCCTGCCGGGAGCTGCGCAGGAGATTTCCCCCGTTCAAGTTACAGCCCCCTTTGCGCGGAAAGATTTACAGCCAATCGCTGCCGAGAAGTTTGAGCTGCTGGGAGCTCCTCACACACTGGCGGCCGGTTTTCCCGCAGCTATCCTGACGCTCACCGTTTTCGCAGCACTTGTGCTGGGGCTGTGGCAGCATGGCAAATCGCTAAGAATTCCGGCAATTCTACTCGTTCTCTTTGCTTTCACGTTGCAGCTTGCCACCTTCTGGGAAGCTGAGGTCGCCACCACTTCAGCGCTCCGCTGGCTACTCGCACTGCTCGTCCTCGTCTGCTCAGCGGTCTATCTGCTGCGCGATCGTTTCACGGCGTTCTTCTCGCAACTGGGACTTACCTGGGGGAGCGACGAACCTCTCACCCCCGCGCATGTGCTGCTCGCGACGCGCGCGATCCTTGTCGCCATCGCCATCGTTCCGTACCTGCTGATGGCGGCCTACATCTCTAGCGCAGCGCTCCAAAACTACACTTTCTCTGCCGGACAGTCGCAGCTGATCGACGCTTTCAAAGTAGTGGGAGTTCTCTCGCTGGTCTTCGCCTCCGCTGTGCTGGCTGCCAGCTTTGCCGCGCAAGAATCGCAGGCGCTCCCTCAACGTTTTGCCGCTCCACTCGCCATCGGCAGCCTGATCCTCGGTGCCGGGCCGCTCGCCATCACTTGGGGTTTTGCGATTGCTCAAAGTCTGATCGTCCATCCACTCCTGGGACCCAACGTCGACTCCTGGTTCGTCGCCATCGGCAACCCTGCCTCCTTCGGCATGCCACTGGCGATCATCGCGCTGACACTTTTGGGGATCGGAGCGTTCGAACGACGGGTCGGCTATGTCTACGCAGCAACTCATCTGCTGAGCATCGTGGCGACGATGGTCTATCTGATGCTGCGGGCCAAAATGTCGCGCACGCTCGGCCCCGATGCCTGGACCGAAGTGCTGCAGCTCAACAGCGCCGTCTTAGGTGTTTCGGCGATCCTTTGGACCAGCATCGTGGCCCTCTACGAGCGCCAGCGCACCGATAAATCCCCCGGCGATCTCCCCGCGCAGCTGCCCACACTGACGATCGCGCAGATGCTGCTCGCTACGCTACTGATGCTGTTGACCCACGTCCCCACCTACCTCGCACACCTTTCACCGCCGGGCAGTTTGACATGGAGCACCCATGCCGGAGGCTGGACCGGACTTTGCCTCCTGATCATCTCCCTGGTCGGGACTTGGATGGTGCTCGGCACGACGTTCCTGCGTCTCTTTCCGACGATTGGCACCGCTGCGATTCTCGCGCTCGTCGGAGTGATTGTCAGCACCACCGCGAAGCCCACCACAGGAAGCTGGTTAAGCCATCATCTGCTGGAAATCGGCGTCATCGCGAGTGGCATTTGGAGCCTCCTCCTAGTCCCTCGATCGCTCAGGAACTGGATTTTGGTACCCACCTTTTCCGTCGACGGTCAATCGCCCGAAACTCCCCCATCGATCTGGTGGCTGACCGGGCAAGCGTCTGGCTGTGGCCTCGCCATCAGCGGACTCTTGACGCTGATTGGTCTGGCCGCTAATTCCTTCGATCCGTGGCATCCGCTCCCTGCGATCGCTGCCTACCTGACAGCCGCTGGCATGCTCGTCGCAATTGCGATGATCAAC
This window of the Pirellula staleyi DSM 6068 genome carries:
- a CDS encoding peptide chain release factor 3, whose protein sequence is MSPIDPVVDREVKRRRTFAIISHPDAGKTTLTEKLLLYGGMLEVAGAIRGRKSQRAVTSDWMELERQRGISVSSTVLTFDFDDCRVNLLDTPGHHDFSEDTYRTLVASDCAVMVIDLAKGVETQTEKLFRVCALRKIPVITFVNKVDRPGQQTLDVLNDVETKLGIEAVPQNWPLGIGGEFCGVVDFDTFTAHVFDDKQGERRVVARSMPLSEVNDERMRPEMLQQTRDEMELIHTAGTTFDEARFRRGEITPVFFGSALTNFGVEHFLRGFLKLCPTPSDRNSDVGPVQVNRSDFAGFVFKIQANLDPRHRDRVAFLRICAGKFEREMEVLHPRTGKRIKLKRAHKVFGQDRETMDEAFPGDIIGLVNPGEFHLGDTICIGEPVQFESLPQFSPEHFAVLRCRDTSRRKQFTRGLEQLIEEGAIQTFVDPHAMQRESILGAVGALQFDVVRFRLESEYNTPTDITSMPFSLARWIVQSTPEDLREARVPYGAKVVRDQLGCLAMLFASPWDANYFEREHPKIKLSSIRETVKLPGQEQLPVAGDD